A region of Bacillus cabrialesii DNA encodes the following proteins:
- a CDS encoding tyrosine-protein phosphatase, translating into MIDIHCHILPAMDDGASDSADSIEMARAAVRQGIRTIIATPHHKNGVYENEPGPVREAADQLNKRLIKENIPLTVLPGQEIRIYGDLERDLSEQQLLSLNDTKYILIEFPFDQVPRYAEPLFYDLQLKGYIPVIAHPERNREIRENPSLLYHLVEKGAATQITAGSLAGTFGKQMKAFSLRLAEANLIHFVASDAHNLKTRNFHTQEALSVLEKEFGTDLPYMLTENAELLLQNQTIFRQPPQPLKRRKLFGFF; encoded by the coding sequence ATGATAGATATTCACTGTCACATTCTTCCGGCGATGGATGACGGGGCAAGCGATTCTGCCGACAGTATAGAAATGGCAAGAGCCGCTGTCCGTCAGGGAATCCGGACAATTATTGCAACACCACATCATAAGAACGGTGTGTATGAAAACGAGCCGGGCCCAGTCAGAGAAGCGGCAGATCAGTTAAACAAACGTTTAATTAAAGAAAACATCCCGTTAACCGTGCTTCCGGGTCAGGAAATCAGAATCTACGGCGACTTGGAACGGGACCTTTCTGAACAGCAGCTGCTCTCGCTGAATGATACGAAATACATCCTGATTGAATTTCCGTTTGATCAGGTTCCCCGATATGCGGAGCCGCTTTTTTATGATTTGCAGCTGAAAGGATATATACCGGTTATTGCCCATCCTGAACGCAACAGGGAAATACGCGAAAACCCGTCCTTGCTGTATCATCTTGTGGAAAAAGGTGCGGCAACTCAGATTACTGCTGGAAGTCTTGCGGGGACTTTCGGAAAACAGATGAAAGCATTTTCTCTCCGGCTGGCTGAAGCCAATTTGATTCATTTCGTAGCCTCAGATGCCCATAACCTGAAAACGAGAAATTTTCACACTCAAGAGGCCCTTTCTGTTCTTGAGAAAGAATTCGGAACGGATTTACCTTATATGCTGACGGAAAACGCCGAGCTTCTCCTGCAAAACCAGACGATCTTTAGACAGCCTCCGCAGCCGCTCAAAAGAAGAAAATTATTTGGGTTCTTTTAA
- a CDS encoding CpsD/CapB family tyrosine-protein kinase — translation MAFRKSRDPWMRRNVIAMTEPKSLNSEQYRTIRTNIEFASVDRKMQSVMITSACPGEGKSTTAANLAVVFAQQGKKVLLIDADLRKPTVHTAFHLENMAGLTSVLLKKRSLKQAVQASNEKHLDVLTSGPIPPNPAELLSSKRMKVFFFKQKTAYEMVIFDTPPILAVADAQILGSVADGSVLVISSGKTEKEQAAKAKEALESCNSKLLGAIMNGKKLSKHSEYGYYGNKDNFIQNK, via the coding sequence TTGGCGTTTAGAAAAAGCAGAGACCCTTGGATGCGCAGGAATGTCATTGCGATGACAGAGCCGAAATCCTTGAACTCTGAACAATATCGGACGATTCGTACGAATATAGAATTTGCTTCGGTGGACCGCAAGATGCAATCTGTGATGATCACATCGGCCTGTCCCGGAGAAGGAAAATCAACGACGGCCGCCAATTTGGCTGTCGTATTTGCACAGCAGGGAAAGAAAGTGCTCTTGATTGATGCTGATTTGCGAAAACCAACCGTACATACGGCCTTTCATCTTGAAAATATGGCTGGCTTAACATCTGTTTTATTAAAGAAACGCTCACTGAAGCAGGCTGTACAAGCCTCGAATGAAAAACATCTTGACGTGCTGACGAGCGGCCCGATCCCGCCGAATCCGGCTGAGCTTCTCTCCTCGAAGCGGATGAAGGTTTTTTTTTTCAAGCAGAAGACGGCATACGAGATGGTCATTTTTGATACGCCGCCTATTCTGGCCGTAGCGGACGCGCAGATTTTAGGCAGCGTGGCAGACGGTTCTGTTTTGGTTATTTCAAGCGGGAAAACAGAAAAAGAACAAGCCGCAAAAGCGAAAGAGGCGCTTGAATCGTGCAATAGCAAGCTCCTTGGGGCGATTATGAACGGCAAAAAGCTCTCGAAGCACTCTGAATACGGATACTACGGAAACAAGGACAATTTCATACAAAATAAATAA
- the tkmA gene encoding protein-tyrosine kinase activator TkmA, translating into MGESTSLKEILSTLTKRMLLIMIVTAAATAAGGLISFFALTPTYENSTQILVNQSKNDRKEVQFNDVQTNLQLINTYNVIIKSPAILDEVIKEMGLSMTSQELNDKITVSSEQDSQVVNISVRDENAETAARIANTIASVFQDKITSIMNVDNVSILSKAEVSEHPSPVSPKPLLNIAIAFAAGLAGSIGLAFLLEHLDNTIKSEEQLESLLDIPVLGTVSTIANEQKAGKSLQGIQSEKAGSGHFGV; encoded by the coding sequence ATGGGAGAATCTACTAGCTTAAAAGAGATATTATCAACGTTAACAAAACGCATGCTTTTGATTATGATTGTAACCGCAGCTGCCACTGCTGCCGGCGGACTTATCAGTTTCTTCGCACTTACACCCACCTACGAAAATTCAACTCAGATTCTGGTCAATCAATCAAAAAACGACAGAAAAGAAGTCCAATTTAACGATGTCCAAACCAATCTTCAGTTAATCAATACGTACAACGTCATCATTAAGAGCCCCGCCATCTTAGACGAAGTCATTAAAGAAATGGGCCTGTCGATGACATCGCAGGAGCTGAATGACAAAATTACCGTATCCAGCGAACAGGACTCCCAAGTGGTCAACATATCAGTCAGGGATGAAAACGCGGAAACAGCGGCTCGTATTGCCAATACCATCGCATCGGTCTTTCAAGACAAAATCACATCCATTATGAATGTTGACAATGTCAGCATTCTGTCTAAAGCCGAGGTATCAGAACATCCGTCACCTGTATCGCCAAAGCCGCTCCTTAACATCGCCATCGCGTTTGCGGCCGGATTGGCGGGAAGCATCGGACTGGCCTTCTTGCTTGAGCATTTGGATAATACGATCAAATCGGAAGAGCAGCTCGAATCCTTGCTGGACATCCCGGTTTTAGGGACGGTTTCCACGATAGCGAATGAGCAGAAAGCAGGAAAGAGCTTACAAGGTATCCAATCTGAAAAAGCGGGGAGTGGACATTTTGGCGTTTAG
- a CDS encoding SWIM zinc finger family protein: MLQNMISKDDVLASAEQLKELLPYNEENVQLIKKALILYRQDSVYRLQAVSPTEVTAYVQDVVPVRVTLNLFVIVKSGCSCPSGRICRHMLAVFLYVYAMFERVGTFTEYWLEREKLEESKELVRRQFQEKVLPNEESLSSWLAFFDAEFSLWQARTPEGSQNMQGLYYGYLSALKKHTPNKPELKSLYQIHSAVAVWLRMFTLIEAGKLNPEQDFYSLNPYVEQLMDTIYSSIDKLKTYALSFALDPFLEKTPDVIRQLLLKEDLFQYERIRIFGEIWSALLSRPKWVAREREILKKEAGRRFSPELQFGRLHLEFLQKNDDVIFAEADQFPPEALPYTFQWLSEITAKKDWKRLKTWYQRIEPIAMGYAKLDKPFKEIRDVIGELFLLLNAYVKQTNDQALFERYAAGCLPYTFTEYSHHLYEKKRYAEWIEIHSLVGFSIYEMDKMMVKEIAASDPEALIPAYHREVAFFIDQKNRSSYKEAARYLKKLRTLYRKAKKLKVWERYIQQLSSHYKRLRALQEELQKGKLIDGES; encoded by the coding sequence ATGCTTCAGAATATGATTTCCAAAGACGATGTGCTGGCATCTGCTGAACAGTTGAAAGAACTTCTTCCTTACAATGAGGAAAATGTTCAGCTGATCAAAAAAGCCCTTATTTTATATCGGCAGGATTCAGTCTATCGTTTACAAGCAGTGAGTCCGACGGAAGTTACGGCTTACGTGCAGGATGTTGTGCCTGTGCGGGTCACATTGAACTTGTTTGTCATAGTCAAAAGCGGCTGTTCGTGTCCGTCCGGAAGAATCTGCCGCCATATGCTGGCTGTTTTTTTATATGTATATGCAATGTTCGAGCGAGTGGGTACTTTTACAGAGTATTGGCTGGAAAGGGAAAAGCTTGAGGAAAGCAAAGAGCTCGTCCGCCGCCAATTCCAGGAAAAAGTGCTGCCTAATGAAGAATCGCTTTCAAGCTGGCTCGCTTTTTTTGATGCAGAGTTTTCTCTCTGGCAGGCGCGCACGCCGGAAGGCAGCCAAAACATGCAGGGCCTCTATTACGGCTACCTGTCCGCTTTAAAAAAACACACGCCGAACAAGCCGGAGCTGAAAAGCCTGTACCAGATTCATTCCGCGGTTGCGGTTTGGCTTCGCATGTTCACATTGATTGAAGCGGGCAAGCTGAACCCCGAGCAAGACTTTTATTCCCTCAATCCGTATGTTGAACAGCTGATGGATACAATCTACAGCTCTATTGATAAATTGAAAACATACGCGCTGTCTTTTGCGCTTGATCCATTTTTGGAAAAAACACCGGATGTTATCCGGCAGTTGCTGTTGAAAGAGGATCTTTTTCAATATGAACGGATCCGCATCTTCGGTGAGATTTGGAGCGCGCTGCTGTCGCGGCCAAAATGGGTGGCGCGCGAACGAGAGATACTAAAAAAAGAAGCCGGACGGCGTTTTTCTCCAGAATTGCAATTCGGCCGTCTGCATTTGGAATTCCTGCAGAAAAATGATGACGTTATTTTTGCGGAAGCTGATCAATTCCCGCCGGAAGCGCTGCCGTATACGTTTCAGTGGCTGAGTGAAATCACTGCCAAGAAGGATTGGAAACGGCTGAAAACATGGTATCAGCGGATTGAACCGATTGCGATGGGTTATGCGAAGCTGGATAAGCCGTTTAAAGAGATTCGCGACGTGATCGGAGAGCTGTTCCTGCTGCTGAATGCCTATGTGAAGCAAACCAATGACCAAGCACTGTTTGAACGCTATGCCGCGGGCTGTCTGCCGTATACGTTCACAGAATACAGCCATCATTTATATGAGAAAAAACGATATGCCGAGTGGATCGAGATTCACAGCCTTGTCGGCTTCTCCATCTATGAAATGGATAAAATGATGGTGAAGGAAATTGCAGCGAGCGACCCTGAAGCGCTTATCCCTGCATACCACAGAGAAGTGGCCTTTTTCATCGACCAGAAGAACCGCAGCTCGTACAAGGAAGCCGCCCGATATTTGAAAAAACTGCGCACCCTGTACAGAAAAGCGAAGAAACTGAAGGTGTGGGAGCGGTATATTCAGCAGCTGAGCTCGCATTATAAGCGCCTGCGCGCACTTCAAGAAGAACTGCAGAAAGGAAAGTTGATTGATGGCGAGTCTTAA
- a CDS encoding DEAD/DEAH box helicase — protein sequence MASLKEILIHVEQMEDGSFTLSAFDENEQPLPYSHMKKHLFQWHESSFYGTFLEDVSFIGTTAVLLSPWMTVELLGKNSFNSFSSVQLTEETEPLIEAASTIYEFIADGDFLPDYEAWTNGVFRWKDRDHILEGFTADWFSAAVQDYIQYDDDLREKWEHIKEKSPAVTTFRGHFLDEEDFLEGIGWIDNQSPFTVGLRLNEPDFDGDDWKIEMFLRDKKSGAVEFFDGLKSLKKSWQAHSDKIAREQDRFHRTVPWLSFDSGTTLISEEEAWIFLSEASEMLVDMGVEILLPSWWQIVRESNMMLKAKVSSSPRGESFVGMNALLDFNWRFATNGIELTEAEFNELVASNRRLVNIRGQWVKIDPQFIKQMKRLMEKAESEGLHMSDILARELMDQGEGGFEDADLIDTSAFAGIQFDLSKQLRSLIRKLTAAENLPEHEVSPSFQGTLRPYQKYGMNWLLFLRESGFGACLADDMGLGKTIQMIAYFLHVKESGRQKTPNLIIAPTSVLGNWQRELQTFAPELSVALHYGPRRPKDDDFTAHYENADVVLTSYGLSHADSEELSSVTWSTICLDEAQNIKNAHTKQSRAIRKLKGLHHIALSGTPMENRLTELWSIFDFMNKGYLGSLTGFHKRYVLPIEKDRDEKRIGQLQQLIRPFLLRRTKRDEEVALNLPEKLEEKEFIPLSAEQASLYEQLVKDTFDHMTSLTGMQRKALILSMLGRLKQICDHPALYLKEEQTELLAGRSVKLEKLLELMTAIRAQNESCLIFTQYIQMGNMMKRLLEKTFGEPVQFLNGSLSKQERDSLVEKFQKKEYPTLILSLKAGGTGLNLTAANHVIHYDRWWNPAVENQATDRAYRIGQERFVHVHKMITTGTIEEKIDVMLESKQTLNDQIIQSENWITELSTQELEELFTLSASAR from the coding sequence ATGGCGAGTCTTAAAGAAATTCTCATCCACGTTGAACAAATGGAAGATGGATCATTTACACTCTCAGCCTTTGATGAGAATGAGCAGCCTCTCCCCTACAGCCATATGAAAAAGCATTTATTTCAATGGCACGAATCCTCATTTTACGGAACCTTTCTTGAGGATGTCAGCTTCATCGGGACAACCGCTGTTTTGCTTTCTCCATGGATGACTGTAGAGCTTCTCGGCAAAAACTCGTTCAACTCATTCAGCTCCGTTCAGCTTACAGAAGAAACGGAGCCGCTGATTGAAGCGGCTTCGACCATCTATGAATTTATCGCAGACGGCGATTTTCTGCCTGATTATGAAGCATGGACGAACGGTGTTTTTCGCTGGAAGGACCGCGACCATATACTGGAAGGCTTTACTGCGGATTGGTTTTCCGCTGCCGTGCAGGATTATATCCAATACGACGATGACCTGCGGGAGAAATGGGAACACATCAAGGAAAAATCGCCTGCGGTCACGACATTCCGCGGACATTTTCTCGATGAAGAGGATTTTCTCGAAGGGATCGGCTGGATTGATAATCAATCTCCGTTTACAGTCGGCCTGCGCTTAAATGAGCCGGATTTTGACGGAGACGATTGGAAAATCGAAATGTTTCTACGCGATAAAAAGAGCGGCGCTGTAGAATTCTTTGACGGGCTGAAGAGCCTTAAAAAATCGTGGCAGGCGCACAGCGATAAAATCGCGCGTGAGCAGGACCGTTTTCACAGAACGGTGCCGTGGCTGTCATTTGATTCCGGAACAACGCTGATCTCAGAGGAAGAAGCCTGGATCTTCCTGTCAGAAGCGAGTGAAATGCTTGTCGATATGGGCGTTGAAATTCTACTGCCGTCCTGGTGGCAGATTGTCAGAGAAAGCAATATGATGCTGAAGGCAAAGGTGTCATCCTCCCCGCGCGGCGAATCATTTGTCGGCATGAATGCGCTGCTTGATTTCAACTGGCGGTTTGCGACAAATGGAATAGAGCTGACTGAGGCTGAATTTAATGAGCTGGTCGCCAGCAACAGGCGCCTCGTGAATATCCGCGGGCAATGGGTAAAAATTGATCCGCAGTTTATCAAACAGATGAAACGGCTGATGGAAAAAGCGGAATCGGAAGGACTCCACATGTCTGATATTTTGGCGCGCGAACTAATGGACCAGGGGGAAGGCGGGTTTGAGGATGCAGATCTGATCGATACATCAGCTTTTGCCGGCATTCAATTTGATCTGTCCAAACAGCTCAGGTCACTGATTCGGAAGCTTACGGCCGCGGAAAATCTGCCGGAGCACGAAGTCAGCCCTTCTTTCCAAGGAACGCTCCGCCCCTATCAGAAATACGGCATGAACTGGCTGCTGTTTCTGCGTGAAAGCGGTTTTGGCGCCTGTCTGGCTGATGATATGGGTCTTGGAAAAACGATTCAAATGATCGCTTATTTCCTGCACGTGAAGGAAAGCGGCCGGCAAAAAACGCCGAATTTGATTATCGCGCCGACATCCGTACTCGGCAACTGGCAGCGGGAGCTTCAAACCTTTGCTCCTGAGCTTTCTGTCGCGCTGCATTATGGGCCGCGCCGTCCAAAGGATGATGATTTCACAGCGCATTACGAAAACGCAGACGTGGTGCTCACTTCATACGGATTGTCGCATGCCGATTCGGAAGAGCTGTCTTCTGTGACATGGAGCACGATCTGCCTCGATGAAGCGCAAAATATTAAAAACGCGCATACGAAGCAATCACGCGCAATCAGAAAGCTGAAAGGACTTCACCATATCGCGCTGAGCGGGACGCCGATGGAAAACCGTTTGACTGAGCTGTGGTCGATTTTTGACTTCATGAATAAAGGCTACCTCGGCAGTTTGACGGGCTTCCACAAACGCTATGTGCTGCCGATCGAGAAAGACCGGGACGAAAAGAGAATCGGACAGCTTCAGCAGTTAATCCGGCCGTTCCTTCTGCGGCGGACGAAACGGGATGAGGAGGTCGCACTGAATCTTCCTGAGAAGCTGGAAGAAAAAGAATTTATCCCGCTGTCAGCCGAACAGGCGTCACTTTATGAGCAGCTTGTCAAAGACACGTTTGACCATATGACATCACTGACCGGCATGCAGCGAAAAGCGCTGATTCTCAGCATGCTCGGACGGCTCAAGCAAATATGCGATCATCCCGCGCTCTATTTAAAAGAGGAGCAAACCGAGCTGCTGGCCGGCAGATCAGTCAAGCTCGAAAAATTGCTGGAGCTCATGACAGCGATCCGCGCCCAAAACGAAAGCTGCCTCATTTTCACGCAATACATTCAGATGGGGAACATGATGAAGCGGCTGCTTGAAAAAACGTTCGGTGAACCTGTGCAGTTTTTAAACGGGAGTCTCTCCAAGCAAGAGCGGGATTCACTCGTTGAGAAATTCCAGAAAAAAGAATACCCGACACTCATTCTTTCACTCAAAGCCGGAGGCACCGGACTTAATTTGACCGCCGCCAATCACGTCATCCATTATGACAGGTGGTGGAACCCGGCCGTTGAAAACCAGGCCACTGACCGGGCATATCGCATTGGCCAGGAGCGTTTTGTCCACGTTCATAAAATGATTACGACAGGAACAATCGAAGAAAAAATTGATGTCATGCTTGAATCGAAGCAAACCCTGAATGATCAAATTATCCAAAGTGAAAACTGGATTACCGAGCTTTCCACACAGGAACTCGAAGAATTGTTTACATTGAGCGCCTCAGCGCGATGA
- a CDS encoding Cof-type HAD-IIB family hydrolase, with amino-acid sequence MKLIAIDLDGTLLNSKHQVSLENENALRQAQLDGIEVVVSTGRAYFDVESIFEPLGMKTWVISANGAVIHDPDGRLYHQETIEKQRAYDILSWLESENYYYEVFTDSAIYTPQNGRELLEIELDRFRSANPEADLPVLKQAAEVQYSQSGFAYIDSYQELFESDRPIDFYNILGFSFFKEKLEAGWNRYEHDEDLTLVSSAEHNFELSARKASKGQALERLAARLNIPLEETAAVGDSLNDKSMLESAGKGVAMGNAREDIKAMADAVTLTNDEHGVAHMIKNLL; translated from the coding sequence GTGAAATTAATTGCGATTGACTTAGATGGAACCTTACTCAACAGCAAGCATCAGGTAAGCTTGGAAAATGAAAACGCGCTGCGGCAGGCGCAGCTTGACGGCATTGAAGTAGTAGTGTCAACCGGGCGCGCTTATTTTGACGTGGAATCGATCTTTGAGCCGCTCGGGATGAAAACATGGGTCATCAGCGCAAACGGCGCCGTTATTCACGATCCTGACGGCAGGCTTTATCATCAAGAAACCATTGAGAAACAACGGGCGTATGATATTCTCTCATGGCTTGAATCGGAAAACTATTACTACGAGGTATTCACGGATTCAGCTATTTATACGCCGCAAAACGGCAGAGAGCTTCTTGAAATTGAACTGGACCGATTCAGAAGCGCGAACCCGGAAGCGGATCTTCCCGTCCTTAAGCAGGCGGCCGAGGTGCAATACAGCCAATCCGGCTTCGCTTACATTGACTCGTATCAAGAGCTGTTTGAGTCTGACCGGCCGATTGATTTTTATAATATTCTCGGTTTTTCTTTCTTCAAAGAGAAGCTTGAGGCCGGCTGGAACAGATATGAGCATGATGAAGATTTGACGCTTGTCAGTTCGGCTGAGCACAACTTTGAGCTTTCTGCCCGCAAGGCCTCAAAGGGGCAGGCGCTAGAGAGGCTTGCGGCACGGCTGAATATTCCGCTCGAAGAAACCGCGGCTGTAGGTGACAGCTTAAATGACAAATCAATGCTGGAGTCTGCGGGAAAAGGGGTAGCGATGGGCAATGCGCGGGAAGATATCAAAGCGATGGCCGACGCTGTAACCTTGACCAATGACGAACACGGCGTCGCACATATGATTAAGAATTTGCTGTAG
- the glcR gene encoding transcriptional regulator GlcR — protein MYQEERLVAILDFLKQHNRITTEQICTLLQVSRDTARRDLVKLEEQNAIIRTRGGAILPTVHQKIQSYSGRLKTVSEEKNKIGKLAASLIHDGNRVILDASTTVQACAKHLTADDCTVITNSINLAEVLSDKEGIEIYLLGGKLEKEHRFLYGASVIEKLSSYHVDKALIGVVGISEHGITIAHEEDGMVKRKMIQQAKQVIALADHSKLGSTSFYQYAELSEIDLLITDRLPNQAFCDLLDRNGVELLVTEQDEGKG, from the coding sequence GTGTACCAAGAAGAAAGATTAGTCGCGATTTTAGATTTTTTAAAACAGCATAACCGAATTACAACGGAGCAGATCTGTACACTCCTTCAGGTATCAAGGGATACAGCGAGACGGGACCTTGTGAAGCTGGAAGAACAGAATGCCATCATCCGCACAAGAGGCGGTGCGATTTTGCCGACTGTGCATCAGAAAATTCAAAGTTACTCCGGCCGCCTGAAAACAGTGTCTGAGGAAAAAAACAAGATCGGCAAGCTTGCCGCATCGCTTATTCATGATGGTAACCGGGTGATTCTAGACGCTTCCACAACCGTTCAGGCATGTGCAAAGCATTTGACAGCAGATGATTGTACGGTGATTACCAACTCGATTAATCTCGCGGAAGTGCTGTCCGATAAAGAGGGAATTGAAATCTATCTGCTCGGAGGCAAGCTGGAAAAGGAGCACCGCTTTCTGTACGGCGCCTCTGTGATTGAAAAGCTCTCAAGCTACCACGTCGATAAAGCGCTGATTGGTGTGGTCGGCATTTCCGAGCATGGCATTACAATTGCGCATGAAGAAGATGGCATGGTGAAGCGAAAAATGATTCAGCAGGCAAAGCAGGTGATCGCGCTTGCGGATCATTCGAAACTCGGAAGCACCAGTTTTTATCAGTATGCGGAGCTGAGTGAAATCGATCTCTTGATCACAGACAGGCTGCCGAATCAGGCGTTTTGTGACTTACTTGACCGTAACGGGGTGGAACTTCTGGTGACAGAGCAGGATGAAGGAAAGGGCTGA
- the ssbB gene encoding single-stranded DNA-binding protein SsbB, producing the protein MFNQVMLVGRLTKDPELRYTSAGAAVAHVTLAVNRSFKNASGEIEADYVNCTLWRKTAENTALYCQKGSLVGVSGRIQTRSYENAEGVNVFVTEVLADTVRFMDPKPREKAAD; encoded by the coding sequence ATGTTCAATCAGGTCATGCTTGTCGGACGACTTACAAAAGATCCTGAGCTTCGCTACACTTCCGCCGGTGCGGCAGTCGCACACGTTACACTCGCGGTAAACCGCAGCTTCAAAAACGCTTCAGGTGAAATCGAGGCCGATTACGTTAATTGCACGCTTTGGAGAAAAACAGCTGAGAACACGGCGCTGTATTGCCAAAAAGGTTCTCTCGTCGGTGTAAGCGGACGGATTCAGACACGAAGCTATGAAAACGCAGAAGGCGTTAACGTCTTTGTAACGGAAGTGCTGGCTGACACTGTTCGTTTTATGGACCCTAAACCGCGGGAAAAAGCTGCCGATTGA
- the ywpG gene encoding DynA interaction protein YwpG — protein sequence MNQFRLKEIYIDGTPSENCLIQKEVTYMLSRKEVFEVHLNKKGRISFLYETQDGMEQYKIKLSMPEKKLSFQWFAWDGSSYVCMNTQNWLTKQIFFRFLKSTYFFKGKKQKMFLAEGKMKTKDINRG from the coding sequence ATGAATCAATTTCGTTTAAAAGAAATTTATATTGACGGCACTCCTTCTGAAAACTGCTTGATTCAAAAGGAAGTAACATATATGTTAAGCCGTAAAGAAGTGTTTGAGGTCCATCTGAACAAAAAAGGAAGGATAAGTTTTTTATACGAAACACAAGATGGCATGGAGCAGTATAAAATCAAGCTGTCAATGCCGGAGAAAAAACTGAGCTTTCAGTGGTTTGCATGGGATGGTTCTTCCTATGTGTGTATGAATACGCAAAATTGGCTGACAAAGCAAATCTTTTTCCGGTTTTTAAAAAGTACATATTTCTTTAAAGGGAAAAAACAAAAGATGTTTTTAGCTGAAGGAAAAATGAAAACGAAAGATATAAACAGAGGCTGA
- a CDS encoding YwpF-like family protein: MKTFKLVDLNVERVDKEEKSIERFPLIDGLIINKEDGENHWLIEALVAKEHLSFFEQLQNSQTEAKVFVTITKKSNRPAQLTAAVKNIVKLEESIQVLLYGQMVTRKQQGTETILESLVKEGYTGTKLIEAFKQNI, encoded by the coding sequence ATGAAAACCTTTAAACTGGTTGACCTGAATGTGGAACGAGTGGACAAGGAAGAAAAATCAATTGAACGGTTTCCCCTTATTGACGGACTGATTATAAATAAAGAAGACGGTGAAAATCACTGGCTGATTGAAGCGCTTGTAGCGAAAGAGCACCTGTCTTTTTTTGAACAGCTTCAAAACAGCCAAACGGAAGCCAAAGTATTTGTAACGATCACGAAAAAAAGCAATCGCCCCGCCCAACTGACAGCGGCAGTGAAAAACATCGTCAAGCTGGAAGAAAGCATACAGGTTTTACTCTACGGACAAATGGTCACAAGAAAGCAGCAAGGCACTGAAACCATTCTAGAGTCCCTTGTAAAAGAGGGCTATACAGGAACAAAACTGATTGAGGCGTTTAAGCAAAACATATAA
- the blaOXA gene encoding class D beta-lactamase, with protein MSKRKMQAVFLSLIGAALLMTSSLQTPAEAEAAEKNVNTKKLKADEFVTDHDGTFILRDLKNEKTFVYNGKRAKQRFAPQSTFKVPNALIGLQTGAVTDEYDIKYWDGMKRELDVWNQDHTLGSAMRYSVVWYYQAMARDIGEKRMKEWVEKIGYGNQDISGGIDQFWLSSTLKISPLEQTDFMESLYKEKLPFDKSVMKTVKRMMIQEDEDHYTLYGKTGSGSGIGWYAGFVKTEHGAYSFVTNIDGTGTEAKSITMDMLKKYVLH; from the coding sequence TTGAGCAAGCGAAAGATGCAAGCGGTCTTTTTATCACTTATCGGAGCGGCTCTCCTCATGACATCAAGTTTACAGACACCTGCAGAAGCTGAAGCTGCAGAAAAAAACGTAAATACGAAAAAGCTTAAGGCTGATGAGTTTGTCACAGATCACGACGGCACTTTTATATTGCGGGATCTAAAAAACGAAAAAACATTCGTCTACAACGGCAAGCGCGCAAAACAAAGATTTGCGCCGCAGTCGACGTTTAAAGTTCCTAATGCGCTTATCGGATTACAAACAGGCGCTGTTACAGATGAATATGACATTAAATACTGGGACGGCATGAAACGGGAACTCGACGTTTGGAATCAAGACCACACGCTTGGCTCTGCCATGAGATACTCCGTTGTTTGGTATTACCAAGCAATGGCCCGTGACATCGGAGAAAAGCGAATGAAGGAATGGGTTGAAAAAATAGGTTACGGCAACCAAGACATCAGCGGCGGTATTGATCAATTCTGGCTAAGCAGCACTCTCAAAATTTCTCCGTTAGAACAAACCGATTTTATGGAATCGTTATATAAAGAAAAACTCCCATTTGATAAAAGCGTCATGAAGACGGTAAAACGAATGATGATTCAAGAAGATGAAGATCACTATACGCTTTATGGGAAAACTGGTTCTGGCTCAGGTATCGGCTGGTATGCAGGCTTCGTCAAAACCGAGCACGGTGCGTACAGTTTCGTGACAAACATTGACGGAACCGGAACAGAAGCGAAAAGCATCACAATGGACATGTTGAAGAAGTATGTTCTGCATTAA
- the mscL gene encoding large conductance mechanosensitive channel protein MscL translates to MWKEFKAFAMRGNIVDLAIGVVIGGAFGKIVTSLVNDIIMPLVGLLLGGLDFSGLSFTFGDAVVKYGSFIQTIVNFLIISFSIFIAIRTLNGLRRKKEAEEEAAEEAPDAQEELLKEIRDLLKQQTKSPE, encoded by the coding sequence ATGTGGAAAGAATTTAAGGCCTTTGCCATGCGCGGGAACATCGTTGACCTCGCAATCGGTGTCGTGATAGGCGGCGCATTCGGCAAGATCGTCACATCACTGGTCAATGATATTATTATGCCTTTGGTGGGCTTGCTCCTGGGCGGGCTTGATTTTTCAGGCCTGTCGTTTACGTTTGGCGATGCTGTAGTGAAGTATGGCAGCTTTATACAGACGATTGTGAATTTCTTAATCATATCGTTCTCCATTTTTATCGCCATTCGGACTTTAAATGGGTTAAGGCGCAAAAAAGAAGCAGAAGAAGAGGCGGCGGAGGAAGCACCGGATGCGCAAGAGGAGCTGCTGAAGGAAATCAGAGATCTGCTGAAGCAGCAAACAAAGTCGCCGGAATAA